A stretch of DNA from Granulicella pectinivorans:
ATGCACCGGTCTGCGTAGCGACGAATGCGCTCGCGGTGGAGGAAGAGCCGCCGCCGCCGGAGCCGGTGGTGGCGATCCAGTCGGAGGAGTTGGTGCCGGGGGTGACGCCGGTGCTGGAGGCGATGGCAAGATAGGTGCTGCCGCCGTAGCTGACGACCGAGCCCGCGGGATAGGCGATCGAGGCGCTGTAGACTCCGCCAACGAGCGGGCCTGTCGCTCCAGTACTACCCGTAACGCCAGTCGCTCCAGTCGAGCCAGTGCCCCCCGTAGCCCCAGTCGCACCGGTTGCGCCCGTAGAGCCAGTGACGCCCGTAGAGCCGGTTGCGCCCATGGAACCAGTCACGCCCGTAGCGCCAGTAGCTCCGGTCGAACCAGTAACGCCGGTGGCTCCAGTGCCGCCCGTAACACCAGTCGCGCCGGTAGAGCCGGTAACGCCCGTAGCTCCGGTCGCGCCCGTGGCACCCGTCACACCAGTGCTGCCGGTGGCTCCGGTCGCCCCAGTCGAACCCGTAACGCCGGTGGCTCCAGTGCTGCCCGTCACACCAGTGGCACCGGTGGAGCCAGTCGCGCCTGTTGCACCTGTAGCGCCGGTGTTACCCGTCGAACCAGTGACACCCGTTGCACCAGTAGAACCTGTGCTGCCCGTCGGACCTGTGCTACCGGTTACGCCGGTCGCTCCCGTGGCACCCGTGAGACCGGTCGCTCCTGTGCTGCCCGTCGCTCCTGTTACCCCGGTAGAACCAGTGGCACCGGTCAGGCCGGTGGCCCCCGTGCTTCCCGCAACACCCGTAGCGCCGGTGGCTCCCTGAATCCCCTGGATGCCCTGAGCCCCCGTGGCTCCGGTGAGGCCGATCGGCCCCTGAGAGCCCGTCGCTCCGAGCAAGCCCTGAATTCCCTGGATGCCCTGCGCGCCCGTGGCTCCGGTAGGTCCTTGCGAGGTGATCGTGACGTCCAGCACAGGGACGTGCGCGGTCTCATCGTTCTCCTTGGAATCGAAGAGAGCATTCGCGGTTGCCGCCGAAAGAGCTACGCCGAAGTTCGATGACGGAGACGAGACCCAGCTCTGCACCAGGGATGTGACATCGATGGTGACGTACTGTCCCTGTGCGGTGTTCGAGATGGGAAAGGTGGCGACCGATGCGCCGAGCGTCGGGAGATTCGCGTAGGTCAGCGTGTACTCCGACCAAGCACCGCCGACCGGAGATACCGTGGCTGTGCCGGGGCTGTAGATGCGATTGATGTAGAGACGGAGCGTGGCGCGAGCGATCTGAGAAGAGATCGTCCCTGCCGGCAGACTGCCGAGATCAAACTGCAGGAGGGCGGTCGTACCACTGCCAACCGAAAGATTCGATACGCCTCCGTAGTTCGTGTTTGGCCGTGCGGAGTTAACGTGGGCATCGCCCGTCAGGGTTAATTCGGTTGCGTGTGCCGCACTGACCGACATCATGGTCAGGAGTACCGCTCGACAAACTTTCATCGCCCACTTCTTCGCCATATTCGCTCCACGGGTCGCCTTCGTCTACGATCCGGAGTGTGCAAAGGGTATAGAAATCCCTCCGCGCAGATTGACTCTGCACGTCGGGGACCCCATCGTTCCACACTTGATCACAACGACAGCTGGGCCCGATCAGTCCTTGGAGGAATACCCAAGGGTTATATAGATTTTGATCTCGTGAAGACTATCATTGGCCCTGCGGTCTTGGAAACCAAAAAATCTAACCGCCCTTATTTATTTGGATGGCCAGTTCTCGGCGGAGCCAGTCCTGCTGGCTGGACCAAAGTAATGCGATGGGGTTGACGTGGGGTCTCTCTTGCCCTTACATGCCGACACACCTGGGCTAAGCAACTCGCTGCTGCACGCTCTAACGAGGATGGCGTGGAGTGCGAGGCTGAAGAGCGTTTGAGGCGATGCTACGGCTGCATCCGTGGGAACTATTTCCTGGTAATCAGGACGACGCCTCCCACAAGAAGGAGGGCCCCTGCGAGCCGTGTGGGGTTTATGGCGTGAACATTCATGCGGAACCAGCCGAAGTGATCGATGACCAGCGAGGCGATCAAGGCCGATGAGACGGTGATTGCAATAAAGGTTCCGCTGCCAACCCGATGAATCAGCGTGAGTCCCGCAAAGACCTGTACTGCCCCCACCAAGCCTCCGAATACGGCCCACCAAGGCATCTCCCTTATGTCTTGCGTCGTGGGCAGGGGATGCGGCATGGCGAAGAAGAGAGCAAGAAAGAAAAATGTGATGACGAGAAAGGAGACGGAGGAGGCCAGGAAGGGATTCACGAGTGACTTGTTGAGTTGGCCGTTCATGGCTGCGCCGCAGGTCTGCAGCGCGCCGCCGAGAATGATGAAGGGGATGATCCATGCGGCGTTCATGCGTTTCTCCTGAGGGATTAGAGGGTCGAAAAGAGAGCGTGCATCACGAAGGCTGCGGCCATGCTGGCGCATAGAGCCGCGGGCATGGCGATGACTCCAACCTTGAGAAAGTCCATTGCACTGACATCCAGATTTTCTTTCCGCAGCGCCAGCAGCCAGAGGATGGTTGCAAGAGAACCGGTGACGGAGAGGTTTGGACCGAGATCGACGCCGATCAGTATCGCGTTGGCAATCAGGCCATGGGATTGCGTTGCATTGAGTGTCCCCCCGGCGATGAGGCCTAAGGGGAGATTGTTCAGTAGATTGTTCCCGACAGCGACGGTGAAGGCGGTGACGAGCGATCCCAGGTAGGGCCCGAGAGCCTCCGCACGGTGCAAGGCGGCCTCAGTCAGGCGCAGGGCACCGATACTCTGAACGGCATCCACGATTACGAACAGAGCGGCCACAA
This window harbors:
- a CDS encoding DMT family transporter, with protein sequence MNAAWIIPFIILGGALQTCGAAMNGQLNKSLVNPFLASSVSFLVITFFFLALFFAMPHPLPTTQDIREMPWWAVFGGLVGAVQVFAGLTLIHRVGSGTFIAITVSSALIASLVIDHFGWFRMNVHAINPTRLAGALLLVGGVVLITRK